A segment of the Chitinophagaceae bacterium genome:
CCATGCATCAGTAAATGAAGTGGGCTTAACAGCATTTGTAAACTGGCTCACAAGATTTCCAATACCACCTCCCCCTGTTGAAGGAAGTTTAATTTGTGCAAAGGAAGAGCTGACCATTAAAACAAATAAAGAGGCAAATACAAGTTTCATAAAATGTGTTTTTATTTAAAGTTAAAGTATAAGTTAGAAATTTGTGCTGAAATACTATCAAGCTGTTTAACTTCTTCAGTAGCTATTCCATTCCTGGTTGCTTTATTTGAAAACCTGATTTCTTTTTTTCTTCATCTACCATCAGCTTCACATCATTCAGCAGTTTCTTTGCATCATAAACTATACCATCCTTAATTGTATACTTTATCCCTCCTGCTCTTGTCACTTTGTTTTCTGCACTCAGCCTGATAGCACCTGTTCCATAAAGCACCTGCAGATTTTCCAATGGGTTTACATCTATCACAACAAGATCGGCCAGCTTCCCCACTTCAATACTGCCGAGGTCTTTTTCCATGCCCAATGCCTGTGCACCATATAAAGTTGCTGACCGAATTACTTCCAACGGATGAAACCCTGCTTCACGAAATAACTCCAGTTCACGGATATAACCAAAGCCATAGGTTTGATAAATAAATCCATTGTCACTTCCCGTTGTTACTCTTCCTCCCCTATTTTTATATTCATTAATAAAGGTCATCCACAACCGGTAATTTTCTTTCCATTCTACTTCCTGTTCTGTTCCCCAGCTATGCCAGTAACTTCCGTGCGATACCCTGCTGGGTTCGTAAAATTTCCAGAGTGAAGGCAAGGTATAATTCTCATGCCACTCCGCTCTTCTTGCACGCATCAGATCACGGTTGGCATCATAGATATTAAAAGTAGGATCAAGTGTAAAGTCAAGCGATAGTAATTCATTCATCACAGCATTCCAATGTTCACTGTAAGGAGAAGCAGCCTGTTTCCACAATTTACCCGCTTCTTCAAATCGATGCTGCTCATTGCTGTAATTATAATTAAGCGGGTATTGCTGAATGGTTTGTTTGGTAAACAAAGCTTCCGGTAAACCATACCAGTGTTCCATAGATGTTAAACCTGCTTTTGCTGAATTAACCACATTCCATCTTGCAACGTCCATCTGTGCATGATGACAGCAGCTTCTTAATCCCAGTTTTTTATTTTCTCTTAATGCAGCATCCATGATTTGCGGCGCTGCACCAAAGAATTTAATTCCGTCTGCACCTTTCTGTGCATTTTCACGAACCCAGGCAACTGCCTGCTCAACTGTTGTTACGGGTTGTTTACTTCCCATCCCAAAAGCAGTGTAAGCAAAAATGCGTGGAGCCGTAATTTTATTCTCTGCGCTTAATCTTTTTTCTTCCAGCACCCAATCTAATCCATTGCCGCAGGAAGGATCCCTGATGGTTGTAATGCCGTGAGCCATCCATAATTTAAATACATATTCTGCATTAACTCCCTGTCCGGTTCCACCAATATGTCCATGCATATCAATAAAGCCTGG
Coding sequences within it:
- a CDS encoding amidohydrolase family protein; this translates as MRIISFALAAVFICISSFAQIPKAPLKNEGDGSYTQLILRGVIMINGTGTPAMGPVHSVIDKNRILQVANVGNPGVAINPNNRPKLKEGGKEINLEGHYVLPGFIDMHGHIGGTGQGVNAEYVFKLWMAHGITTIRDPSCGNGLDWVLEEKRLSAENKITAPRIFAYTAFGMGSKQPVTTVEQAVAWVRENAQKGADGIKFFGAAPQIMDAALRENKKLGLRSCCHHAQMDVARWNVVNSAKAGLTSMEHWYGLPEALFTKQTIQQYPLNYNYSNEQHRFEEAGKLWKQAASPYSEHWNAVMNELLSLDFTLDPTFNIYDANRDLMRARRAEWHENYTLPSLWKFYEPSRVSHGSYWHSWGTEQEVEWKENYRLWMTFINEYKNRGGRVTTGSDNGFIYQTYGFGYIRELELFREAGFHPLEVIRSATLYGAQALGMEKDLGSIEVGKLADLVVIDVNPLENLQVLYGTGAIRLSAENKVTRAGGIKYTIKDGIVYDAKKLLNDVKLMVDEEKKKSGFQIKQPGME